The Musa acuminata AAA Group cultivar baxijiao chromosome BXJ1-8, Cavendish_Baxijiao_AAA, whole genome shotgun sequence genomic sequence ACATAAAACAGAATTCACATTGCTTGACATTGCATGAAGCGGCACCCGAAAGTAAGGAGATAGTCCTGCACAACATGAGAGCAAAATAATCACTTTAGAACAAACGAATCGACCGCCTATGATATTGACGGACGCTAACAACCTACATACAATCAATCCCTAGAGATGTATAAAAACTACTCCCGAGCATATGCCAACAGGGGCTCAAGCAAGTAATAACATCTTTACTCTTTCATATATACAATTGATACTATCATCTTTCTCTTCCTTCGTCtttgctaacttaagcatcgaaatGGTCAAGTTGGGAAACCCTCGGTATAGACCTATTGTGCAGGACCATTGACGATTAAGAGGTGACTTCACTACTAGGACATAGTCTCATAGCCACGAGGTAACCCTTCGACCGGAGGATAACCTATCCGTCTAAACAGAGGATATTGTAGCTtagcatatcttgattcttgtattcGGTCTCATCGCCCTAAGGCCAGATCGATCATAGGAAACTACCTCCTTTTTAGATATCCTACATCCCACATGAAGAGAACACAATGATAAATCTATATCTTCGACAATGAACCAATTCGTATCGACTCTCCCGTCGTCGATAGTCATATGACACTATAAAAAAAAATGGTGTAGGTCTAAGCTTCAAAGCTAAATGCCAAAGTCCCAATGGTCGAATTTCCCCTAACGGTAACACAGACAACCATGCAAGTCTCAACGGTCACTTCTACCTCTGTTTTCTTCCCcatccgctctctctctctctatctccttCCCTCTGCAACCCATTCCATCTTCCCCCTCACCACCACAAGCCACCCCCAGACCCCGTTTCCGCTGATGATAGTGTAGAGCCATGGTGGCGGAGCTCGTCGTCACGGTGGAGTACCTGGAGCTGACCATGTCACGGGAGCTCCTCGGCAAGTTCCCGGACAACTCCGCCTTCGACTTCGATTACTCCCAGAGCGGGATATGGTCTCCCCTGCTCCCCCGCGGCATCGATGACGCCCGGAAGAAACTCTTAGCCGGATCTCCAGTGACGCTCCGAAGAGTGAAAGCAAAGCTCACGTACAAGaagtggaagaagaagaggccGAGTGCTATTAGGAAGAGCTTAGATTTCTCTCCGGTTCCTTCTCCTAAACTGGTAATGCTTCATCCCCGTAGTACACAATCTTGGCGTTTAGGATTCCGTATGACCGCATGAGGTGGTTGCAGGGGTGGAAGAGGGTGCTGAGAGCAGCCGCGAAGCGCTTCAAGGTCCATGCAAGATCGCCGCTGCAGATGATGCTGCCCACATTGTGACCCGAGAAACAGTTGCCTGCTCAACTGGCGTATCAGATCTCCACCGCAATTGCTGTAGCCATTTGTTTGTTTTCGTTCCTGCATCATGCAGATTTAATTGTTCTTGGTGTGTGGTGGGAACGAAGCACTTGTAATCGATCCACATTCTTCTTTTCTCGTGTAGTACAGAGTTACCATTCTCTTTCGTTCCTCAACAGATTGAGTAGATTTAAAGCAGGAAGGAGCGTTACTCACGCCCAAGAAATGAAGAATAAAGATCATCATATATTAGACATAGTACGTGTCCCTCCTGCATCGGATCGCAGGTTGGATATGGAGAGATGTGACCCCGAAAACAACGTGCATGTAATTCCCAGCATAAAGAACGCCTCTTTCTTTGTTGATTTGACCGTAAAGCATGTTCAGTGGAAGACAGGTTCTTGGAATGTCATCATGAAGCATCAGGAAAACCGATTGCAGACGaatcttattattttttttaggcTTTTATAGCTGAAGAACATCTTTCCCAGCTTCATCACTTGCATCCTGCACTGCCTCGTGCCACAGCCATGTTTCTGAGGAGATCCAGCAACTTGTCTGGTTTCGACAACGATACGACGTCAAAGATCGAGTTCCAAGGCGACGCATCGTTGCTGGACAAGGAGATCCATCTCACGAGCTCCCCCATGCAATACAGCGTCGGTAGAGTAGTGTACCGGGAGCCGCTCCGCCTCTGGGATGCCACCACGAGGGAGCTGGCTGATTTCACCACCCACTTCTCCTTCGTCATCAACTCCTCCGATCCCTTAACCCCCCACGGCGACGGCCTCGCTTTCTTCCTCACCGCGTATCCTCCCACCCTGCCTGCCTACTCCCGGGGCGCCTTCCTCGGCCTCTTCAGCAACAGCTCTGTCGATGGCTCGAGGGTCAGCACGGTGGCGGTCGAGTTCGACACCTTTCCCAACGCGTGGGATCCGCTCGCCGACCATGTCGGAATCGATATCGACTCGATCACATCAAGCGCAACTTTGCAGTGGAACAGCAGCCTCAAGGATGGCGGGCGGGCAAGCGCATGGGCGAGCTACGATGCCGCCACTcacaaattaaataataataaattaaatttatatcttttgatattattcataatattttttaatgtatAAAAACATCATCATGCGattcaaagaaaataataatatcgatatataaaaaaaaaactaagctcGTAAGACTTGTCCTAAAGATGAGTTCTCAGTTTCAATCAAGATTAAAGTTGACCGATATAAGattgattaaaattaaaattcaatCAAATAAAAGTTGATCAAGATCAAAATCAcaattcagcgattaaaatcgaaaccaTGATCAAGATCGAGATCAAATTATATTTTGCCCAAAGTCAAGATCAAATGGTTGTCAAAATCAGTATTTTGACCGAACTAGGTCAAAATCACCTAAGGATCGGCTAAAATAGAGATCAGATTAGGTCAAAATCCAgtcaagaacaaaaaaaaaacaccatATCAGATCAGAATTTAATTTTGACCGAGGCGAAAATTAATAAAATGTCAAAATCTAAAGGGAAAGATATGGTGAAAATCAATTTTGACCTAATTTAGGTCAAAATTGAGCCTTTCAAATCGTTTTGTTGAagcttataattattttttatcgtaAAAGATAAGAAGgaaacttatgattattatttttggtcATAAAGGTCACGAAACTTACGATTATCTTCTCATATTTGGATACCATATGACAATTATGTGTTGAACAATGATTAGCTGACATTATATTTATTCCCTATCATTTGTCCCCCATCTTTAAAGGCATGTATCAGGGCTCTTGCAAGAGAGGCTCGAAGTGCGATATTTAATTCATCCGACATGAGAGCGTTCGAGATCTCTTCTCATTGATAAGTTTTTTTGACTCGCACGTCTTGAGCACATTTTGCCTTATGCTTTTGTCATGGTATTTTTACTTACACAAGTTAGGTTTCTCGACTTATGCGCCTCGGATATATTTTGTTTTGTGCCTCCGTTATAAGTGGATCT encodes the following:
- the LOC103993923 gene encoding uncharacterized protein LOC103993923 — its product is MVAELVVTVEYLELTMSRELLGKFPDNSAFDFDYSQSGIWSPLLPRGIDDARKKLLAGSPVTLRRVKAKLTYKKWKKKRPSAIRKSLDFSPVPSPKLGWKRVLRAAAKRFKVHARSPLQMMLPTL
- the LOC103994348 gene encoding lectin-related protein-like → MFLRRSSNLSGFDNDTTSKIEFQGDASLLDKEIHLTSSPMQYSVGRVVYREPLRLWDATTRELADFTTHFSFVINSSDPLTPHGDGLAFFLTAYPPTLPAYSRGAFLGLFSNSSVDGSRVSTVAVEFDTFPNAWDPLADHVGIDIDSITSSATLQWNSSLKDGGRACIRALAREARSAIFNSSDMRAFEISSH